The region AAAGGCGTATCTGTTTGCTGGCGTCGAAATCCGCTGGAAATGCGCACCTTCGCTGGCAAGTGAAGATGTACCCGAAGAAACAACCTTCAAATTCCCCGGCGGATTGGCAGATCACCTGGCCGAACAGATCGGTGAGCGCGAATGCGTGACGGCTGAAGCCTTTACCGGCAGCCAGGATTTCCCTGAAGAAAAAGGCCGCGTGGAATGGGCCGTCGCATGGCCGCTATATTCCGACGGCTCGACCAGCTGGTATTGTAACACTGTGCCCACCCCGGATGGCGGCACACATGAACAAGGCTTGCGCGCGGCATTGACCAAAGCATTGCGCGCGTTTGGCGAACTGACCGGCCAGAAGAAGTCAAAGGATATCACGGCAGACGATGTGATGACCGGCGGCGAAATCATGCTGTCGGTTTTCATTCGCGATCCGCAATTCCAGTCACAGACCAAGGACCGGCTGACTTCATCGGAAGCCTCTCGCCTGGTTGAAAACGCTGTGCGCGATCATTTCGATCACTTCCTGACCGCTAATATGGAGCGCGGTAAAGCGCTGCTGGGTAGCGTGATGGAACGCATGGACGAGCGGCTGAAGCGCAAGCAAGAGCGCGAGATCAAGCGCAAGACCGCGACCAATGCAAAGAAGTTGCGGCTGCCCGGCAAGCTTACCGATTGTAGCGGTGAAGGTGACCGCGAGACCGAGCTGTTTATCGTCGAGGGCGATTCTGCGGGTGGCAGCGCCAAACAGGCGCGCGACCGCAAGAGCCAGGCAATTCTGCCGATCCGCGGCAAGATCTTGAACGTTGCCAGCGCCACCGCTGACAAAATCCGCGCCAATCAGGAGATAGCCGATCTTTCGCTGGCGCTGGGTTGTGGCACCCGCAAGGACTGTGACCCAGAACAGCTCCGCTACGACCGCATCATTATCATGACCGACGCTGACGTTGACGGCGCGCATATCGCAACGCTGCTGATGACATTCTTCTTTCAGGAAATGGCGCCCATTGTGCGTGGCGGTTATCTCTATCTAGCGCAGCCTCCTCTATATAAACTCAGCAGTGGCAAAGAGACGCGTTACGCGCGCGATGATGATCATCGAGCCGAACTGGAAGAGACTGTCTTAAAAGGCAAAAAGGTCGAAGTGGGCCGTTTCAAGGGCCTTGGCGAAATGAACCCTGGTCAGCTGCGCGAAACCACCATGAATCCGGAAACGCGTTCATTGATCCGTATAACCTTGCCCGAACAACATGAGCAGCGTTTTGCGGTGAAGGAACTAGTCGACCGTTTGATGGGACGCAATCCAGAACACCGGTTCAACTTTATCCAGAACCACGCCAGCGATGTCGATCGTGACATGATTGACGCCTAAAAAGGTGCGCCTTCGATAGGCATTGCAGAGAATATCGATATCTCTGGAGGTATGATCGCCAACCCGCCAATCTGCTGAACAAATGTACCGGATTAGGGCACTGCAAAGTGTCTTTGAACGGTATCCATATCACGCCATTGCTCGAAGAAATGTATCCGGTTCGCATCCTCGGCATCATCACGCTTGGTCGGATCAATAACGACCGTGCCTGTGATAATGATCATTGAGCGACCTCCGTATGAATATGCAAGTGTCCTTCGAGCGTGCGGTGCACCGGGCATTTGTCAGCAATTTAGATCAGCTTGGCGCGTTGTTCCTCGTCTGGCTCCTTACCCAGGATCTCGATCTTTCGCTTCAGAGCCTGGATCCGCACCTTTTCATCCAGCACATGATCGCAATCTTCAGCGTGATCGCGTTCCTTCGAACGGCCATTCCTTGCGATCCGCATACATTTTCATAGTCATCGCCGTGCATGTGCCAAGCGCTGCATTGAGCAAATCGTATGGCGTCGGGCTGGTGTCGTCACCGTACATAACTCACTGGTTCATCGGCAACGAAGCGATGGCTGACAGTGTGCACCTCTGTGCCGAATTTGCCATTGCCGGTCTGCACGATCACGCCCTCTTCCGGCATCTCTAGCTGATCTTTCTGGGGCAGATATCGCCCCGCCCATGCCGCGATCATTTGCGCAGCAAACCTGGCGTCCGCCTCGTTCAGCAGCAATTGATCCGCACCTGCCAAGCTGACAAAGTTCTTGGGATGCTTGGCCGCTGCGAACAGGTTCGATGCATGCTCAACACCAACAATGTCGTCGGTCGGCGAATGCATAATCAGCAAGGGCACGCGCAGA is a window of Altererythrobacter rubellus DNA encoding:
- the parE gene encoding DNA topoisomerase IV subunit B; translation: MSDDLFENAPASSGDYDSSSIEVLEGLEPVRRRPGMYIGGTDDRALHHLAAEVLDNSMDEAVAGHANRIEVRLDEGNRLLISDNGRGIPVDEHPKFPGKSTLEVILSTLHSGGKFSGKAYATSGGLHGVGVSVVNALSSHTRVEVARDKQLFAQEFSRGQTLGKIEKLGAAPNRRGTTVSFTPDTEIFGDRQFKPARLFKLARSKAYLFAGVEIRWKCAPSLASEDVPEETTFKFPGGLADHLAEQIGERECVTAEAFTGSQDFPEEKGRVEWAVAWPLYSDGSTSWYCNTVPTPDGGTHEQGLRAALTKALRAFGELTGQKKSKDITADDVMTGGEIMLSVFIRDPQFQSQTKDRLTSSEASRLVENAVRDHFDHFLTANMERGKALLGSVMERMDERLKRKQEREIKRKTATNAKKLRLPGKLTDCSGEGDRETELFIVEGDSAGGSAKQARDRKSQAILPIRGKILNVASATADKIRANQEIADLSLALGCGTRKDCDPEQLRYDRIIIMTDADVDGAHIATLLMTFFFQEMAPIVRGGYLYLAQPPLYKLSSGKETRYARDDDHRAELEETVLKGKKVEVGRFKGLGEMNPGQLRETTMNPETRSLIRITLPEQHEQRFAVKELVDRLMGRNPEHRFNFIQNHASDVDRDMIDA
- a CDS encoding OsmC family protein; translation: MYGDDTSPTPYDLLNAALGTCTAMTMKMYADRKEWPFEGTRSR